One stretch of Strigops habroptila isolate Jane unplaced genomic scaffold, bStrHab1.2.pri NC_044299.1_ctg1, whole genome shotgun sequence DNA includes these proteins:
- the LOC115618871 gene encoding E3 ubiquitin-protein ligase TRIM7-like isoform X2 has product MEAPPAPPAVPPAPCSAARSLQDELTCPVCLEYFNDPVLVAECGHNFCRACVTQCWEDSARRLCCPQCREPVPQRLFRPNRSLGNIVHIVRQLGLPPGPAEPPPGPPAPSPPLPAAAPPGPPGPPRCPRHGEPLRLYCVQDRRAVCVVCHLSREHRTHTVLPAEEAAHAPEEVPQEHLSSLRKGREEAKAERERQSEDLLKQTEVERQKIVAECKELRGFLEEKEQLLLSRLEELDKDIVKRRDESVSRLSEEIAQLDKLLAEQGAENSAGFQVIAPSGSSFESWMFCKPEAGFTELEKKLKSFSQKSAVLKEVLLEFKENLRFELENDTGDLSLDPDTANPYLVLSEDKRSVRLRSAPQELPANPKRFDYSFCVLAAEGFVAGRHYWEVEVGDGESWVLGAARESVRRKEKIDFAPEEGIWAVGLNWKGKNWDQYQAFTSPETPLSLCERPRKIGVYLDYEGGWVAFYNADNMAPIFTFTAAFTERIFPFFWLFYVGSSLSLCN; this is encoded by the exons ATGGAGGCACCGCCCGCCCCTCCCGCCGTTCCCCCCGCTCCCTGCAGCGCTGCCCGGAGCCTGCAGGACGAGCTGACGTGCCCGGTGTGCCTGGAATACTTCAACGACCCGGTGTTGGTAGCCGAGTGCGGCCACAACTTCTGCCGCGCCTGCGTGACCCAGTGCTGGGAGGACTCGGCTCGGCGGCTTTGCTGCCCGCAGTGCCGGGAGCCGGTGCCGCAGCGCCTTTTCCGGCCAAACCGTTCTTTAGGCAACATCGTCCACATCGTCCGTCAGCTCGGTTTGCCTCCGGGCCCCGCCGAACCACCGCCGGGCCCTCCCGCGCCttccccgccgctgcccgccgccgctccgcccgGCCCGCCGGGCCCGCCGCGTTGTCCCCGGCACGGCGAGCCGCTGCGGCTGTACTGCGTGCAGGACCGCCGCGCTGTCTGCGTTGTCTGCCACCTCTCCCGGGAGCACCGGACCCACACCGTGCTGCCCGCCGAGGAGGCGGCTCACGCCCCAGAG GAGGTGCCCCAAGAGCACTTGAGCTCCCTGAGGAAAGGGCGTGAAGAAGCCAAAGCTGAGAGGGAGCGACAGAGCGAGGACTTGCTG aagcaaacagaagtggAGAGGCAGAAGATCGTGGCCGAGTGTAAAGAGCTCCGGGGTttcctggaggagaaggagcagctcCTGTTATCCCGCCTGGAAGAGCTGGATAAGGACATCGTCAAGAGGAGGGATGAGAGCGTGTCGCGCCTTTCCGAGGAGATCGCCCAGCTCGACAAGCTGCTGgctgagcagggagcagagaacAGCGCAGG CTTCCAGGTCATCGCTCCGTCTGGAAGCAG CTTTGAGAGCTGGATGTTCTGCAAGCCCGAGGCTGGCTTCACGGAGCTGGAGAAGAAACTCAAGAGCTTCTCCCAGAAGAGTGCGGTGCTGAAGGAAGTCCTGCTGGAGTTCAAGG AGAACCTCAGGTTCGAGCTGGAGAATGACACAG GTGATCTCTCTCTGGACCCGGACACGGCCAACCCTTACCTGGTGCTGTCGGAGGACAAGCGGAGCGTGAGGCTCCGCAGCGCGCCCCAGGAGCTGCCGGCAAATCCCAAAAGATTCGATTATTCCTTCTGCGTGCTGGCAGCGGAGGGCTTCGTGGCTGGGAGGCACTACTGGGAGGTGGAGGTGGGAGATGGAgagagctgggtgctgggggcgGCGCGGGAATCCgtcaggaggaaggagaagatcGACTTTGCTCCCGAGGAAGGGATCTGGGCGGTGGGTTTGAACTGGAAAGGGAAGAACTGGGATCAGTACCAGGCTTTCACCTCCCCAGAGACGCCCCTTTCCCTGTGCGAGAGGCCCAGGAAAATCGGGGTCTACCTGGACTATGAGGGGGGGTGGGTGGCGTTCTACAACGCCGACAACATGGCTCCGATCTTCACCTTCACCGCGGCTTTCACCGAGAGgatcttccccttcttctggCTCTTCTATGTGggctcttccctctccctttgcaATTGA
- the LOC115618871 gene encoding E3 ubiquitin-protein ligase TRIM7-like isoform X1, producing MEAPPAPPAVPPAPCSAARSLQDELTCPVCLEYFNDPVLVAECGHNFCRACVTQCWEDSARRLCCPQCREPVPQRLFRPNRSLGNIVHIVRQLGLPPGPAEPPPGPPAPSPPLPAAAPPGPPGPPRCPRHGEPLRLYCVQDRRAVCVVCHLSREHRTHTVLPAEEAAHAPEEVPQEHLSSLRKGREEAKAERERQSEDLLKQTEVERQKIVAECKELRGFLEEKEQLLLSRLEELDKDIVKRRDESVSRLSEEIAQLDKLLAEQGAENSAGSQPGQVIAPSGSSFESWMFCKPEAGFTELEKKLKSFSQKSAVLKEVLLEFKENLRFELENDTGDLSLDPDTANPYLVLSEDKRSVRLRSAPQELPANPKRFDYSFCVLAAEGFVAGRHYWEVEVGDGESWVLGAARESVRRKEKIDFAPEEGIWAVGLNWKGKNWDQYQAFTSPETPLSLCERPRKIGVYLDYEGGWVAFYNADNMAPIFTFTAAFTERIFPFFWLFYVGSSLSLCN from the exons ATGGAGGCACCGCCCGCCCCTCCCGCCGTTCCCCCCGCTCCCTGCAGCGCTGCCCGGAGCCTGCAGGACGAGCTGACGTGCCCGGTGTGCCTGGAATACTTCAACGACCCGGTGTTGGTAGCCGAGTGCGGCCACAACTTCTGCCGCGCCTGCGTGACCCAGTGCTGGGAGGACTCGGCTCGGCGGCTTTGCTGCCCGCAGTGCCGGGAGCCGGTGCCGCAGCGCCTTTTCCGGCCAAACCGTTCTTTAGGCAACATCGTCCACATCGTCCGTCAGCTCGGTTTGCCTCCGGGCCCCGCCGAACCACCGCCGGGCCCTCCCGCGCCttccccgccgctgcccgccgccgctccgcccgGCCCGCCGGGCCCGCCGCGTTGTCCCCGGCACGGCGAGCCGCTGCGGCTGTACTGCGTGCAGGACCGCCGCGCTGTCTGCGTTGTCTGCCACCTCTCCCGGGAGCACCGGACCCACACCGTGCTGCCCGCCGAGGAGGCGGCTCACGCCCCAGAG GAGGTGCCCCAAGAGCACTTGAGCTCCCTGAGGAAAGGGCGTGAAGAAGCCAAAGCTGAGAGGGAGCGACAGAGCGAGGACTTGCTG aagcaaacagaagtggAGAGGCAGAAGATCGTGGCCGAGTGTAAAGAGCTCCGGGGTttcctggaggagaaggagcagctcCTGTTATCCCGCCTGGAAGAGCTGGATAAGGACATCGTCAAGAGGAGGGATGAGAGCGTGTCGCGCCTTTCCGAGGAGATCGCCCAGCTCGACAAGCTGCTGgctgagcagggagcagagaacAGCGCAGGGAGCCAGCCCGGGCAG GTCATCGCTCCGTCTGGAAGCAG CTTTGAGAGCTGGATGTTCTGCAAGCCCGAGGCTGGCTTCACGGAGCTGGAGAAGAAACTCAAGAGCTTCTCCCAGAAGAGTGCGGTGCTGAAGGAAGTCCTGCTGGAGTTCAAGG AGAACCTCAGGTTCGAGCTGGAGAATGACACAG GTGATCTCTCTCTGGACCCGGACACGGCCAACCCTTACCTGGTGCTGTCGGAGGACAAGCGGAGCGTGAGGCTCCGCAGCGCGCCCCAGGAGCTGCCGGCAAATCCCAAAAGATTCGATTATTCCTTCTGCGTGCTGGCAGCGGAGGGCTTCGTGGCTGGGAGGCACTACTGGGAGGTGGAGGTGGGAGATGGAgagagctgggtgctgggggcgGCGCGGGAATCCgtcaggaggaaggagaagatcGACTTTGCTCCCGAGGAAGGGATCTGGGCGGTGGGTTTGAACTGGAAAGGGAAGAACTGGGATCAGTACCAGGCTTTCACCTCCCCAGAGACGCCCCTTTCCCTGTGCGAGAGGCCCAGGAAAATCGGGGTCTACCTGGACTATGAGGGGGGGTGGGTGGCGTTCTACAACGCCGACAACATGGCTCCGATCTTCACCTTCACCGCGGCTTTCACCGAGAGgatcttccccttcttctggCTCTTCTATGTGggctcttccctctccctttgcaATTGA
- the LOC115618865 gene encoding zinc finger protein 436-like, with the protein MEPYVLLDPRQRALYRDVMQESYDTLMALEFPVSKPDLLPRLDHGDEPTALDLHVPRDTPAAEDGAGAEQEPPQEEKEPKEVQPAGEEHPPSPTEAGVKPGGSGDRGDTTPQPSTTCGECGKSFSHKSALVKHQKIHSGDRPHECPDCGKCFIQRSDLTIHQRVHTGERPYACTHCGRRFSVSSSLLTHQRTHAPGGHKPNRCPQCGRSFADPGALDRHQKSHLGGKPYECGVCGKAFAWSSHLERHRRIHTGEKPFQCAECGRAFAWSSHLDRHMRTHAAAATGEEEEEEGEEAAEEPPPPPQKCADCGKRLNHQTDPQRFKHKGTQTLPSSSSPPRPHCCEQCGKCFSQSSNLLKHQRVHSGERPFPCPQCKRCFRWGSALAKHQRTHSQQQAKAPEEAGTKPYPCGACGKRFGWISHLERHRRIHTGEKPFRCGECGRAFAVSSHLERHRRVHTGERPYRCGDCGKSFAVSSTLLAHRRSTHSTQPGRPHACPECGKGFSTAPSLERHRRLHRGEKPYQCGVCGKGFAWSSHYDRHRLSHTGEKPFSCAHCGKCFGRSSHRNRHQRAHAERGAGKQHVCPECGKAFGLGAALAAHRRLHSAGTGRCSPVSLLPSAWWDVEKRGGTPTPPELWPEEPGAVFQQRPVPSSSPSSSSAAPRGWAAKAVLPHTMAWRGGEGDTMQSDASAPQEHWASLPPPPSS; encoded by the exons ATGGAGCCGTACGTGCTGCTGGACCCGCGACAGAGAGCGCTGTATCGCGACGTGATGCAGGAGAGCTACGACACGCTGATGGCGCTGG AATTCCCTGTCTCCAAGCCCGATCTGCTGCCCCGCCTGGACCATGGGGATGAACCGACAGCCCTGGACCTCCACGTGCCCAGGGACACTCCAGCTGCAG aggatggagcaggagcGGAGCAGGAACCCCctcaagaagagaaagagcCCAAAGAGGTGCAACCCGCGGGCGAGGAGCATCCCCCGAGCCCCACCGAGGCTGGGGTGAAGCCGGGCGGCAGCGGGGACCGGGGGGACACAACCCCACAACCCAGCACCACGTGCGGGGAGTGCGGGAAGAGCTTCAGCCACAAGTCAGCCCTGGTGAAGCACCAGAAGATCCACAGCGGCGACCGCCCGCACGAGTGCCCCGACTGCGGCAAGTGCTTCATCCAGCGCTCGGACCTCACCATCCACCAGCGGGTGCACACGGGCGAGCGCCCCTACGCCTGCACCCACTGCGGGCGCCGCTTCAGCGTCAGCTCCTCCCTGCTCACCCACCAGCGCACCCATGCTCCTGGCGGCCACAAACCCAACCGGTGCCCGCAGTGCGGCCGCAGCTTCGCCGACCCCGGCGCCCTCGACCGGCACCAGAAGAGCCATTTGGGGGGGAAGCCCTATGAGTGCGGGGTGTGCGGGAAAGCCTTCGCCTGGAGCTCGCACCTCGAGCGGCACCGGCGCATCCACACGGGCGAGAAGCCCTTCCAGTGCGCCGAGTGCGGGCGAGCCTTCGCCTGGAGCTCGCACCTCGACCGCCACATGCGCACCCATGCCGCGGCCGCCaccggggaggaggaggaggaggagggtgaggaagCAGCGGAAgagcccccgccgcccccccaGAAGTGCGCGGATTGTGGCAAGCGCCTCAACCACCAGACAGACCCGCAGCGCTTCAAGCACAAGGGCACCCAAACGCTgccgagcagcagcagccccccgCGGCCCCATTGCTGCGAGCAGTGCGGCAAATGCTTCTCGCAGAGCTCCAACCTCCTCAAGCACCAGCGCGTCCATAGCGGCGAGAGGCCGTTTCCGTGCCCGCAGTGCAAGCGCTGCTTCCGCTGGGGCTCAGCGCTGGCCAAGCACCAGCGCACCCACAGCCAGCAACAAGCCAAAGCCCCTGAGGAAGCCGGCACCAAACCGTACCCGTGCGGGGCGTGCGGGAAGCGCTTTGGCTGGATCTCGCACTTGGAACGCCACCGCCGCATCCACACCGGGGAGAAGCCGTTCCGCTGCGGCGAGTGCGGGCGAGCCTTCGCCGTCAGCTCCCACCTCGAACGGCACCGCCGGGTGCACACGGGCGAGCGGCCCTATCGCTGCGGCGACTGCGGCAAGAGCTTCGCCGTCAGCTCCACCTTGCTGGCCCATCGccgcagcacccacagcacccaacCGGGCCGGCCCCACGCCTGCCCCGAGTGCGGCAAAGGCTTCAGCACAGCGCCCAGCCTGGAGCGGCACCGGCGGCTGCACCGCGGCGAGAAGCCCTATCAGTGCGGTGTGTGCGGCAAGGGCTTCGCATGGAGCTCGCACTACGACCGCCACCGGCTCAGCCACACCGGAGAGAAGCCGTTTTCCTGCGCCCACTGCGGGAAATGCTTCGGCCGCAGCTCCCACCGCAACCGGCATCAACGTGCCCATGCGGAGCGCGGCGCCGGGAAGCAGCACGTCTGCCCGGAGTGCGGCAAAGCCTTCGGCCTCGGCGCGGCGCTGGCGGCTCACCGGCGCCTGCACAGCGCCGGCACCGGGCGCTGCAGCCCCGTGTCCCTGCTGCCATCGGCGTGGTGGGACGTGGAGAAGCGAGGGGGGACCCCGACCCCTCCTGAGCTCTGGCCTGAAGAGCCCGGCGCCGTGTTCCAGCAGCGCCCTGtgccttcctcctcaccctcctcctcctccgcggCCCCCCGCGGCTGGGCGGCCAAAGCTGTCCTGCCCCACACCATGGCATGgagaggtggggagggggaCACCATGCAAAGTGATGCCTCTGCCCCCCAGGAGCACTGGgcttccctgcctcccccccccagctcctga